The genomic segment CGCACTACAGACAAATTCGTACACAGGTTCCGATGCTTCACTATGTTCCTGATTCCGACATTGAGTATTTCATCCAGGAAGATGCTCCTTACGGCGACCTGACTACACACCTTCTTGGCATCGGAGGGAAACCGGGGAGGATACTGTTTACGACCCGCGAAGAGACAACGCTATGCTGCACGGAAGAGGCGGCGCGCCTTTTGGAGAAGCTGGGCGGCAGGGTGACCCGTGCGTTGCCGAGTGGAACGCTCGTGGCCGCCGGCACGGAATTCATGGAGGCCGAGGGATCGGCTGAGGTCTTACACTCAGGATGGAAGGTGGCCCTCAATATCCTTGAGTACGCCTCAGGCGTTGCAAGCCGTACGGCGCGCATTGTTAAGGCTGCGCGAGCGGTCAACCCGGAAATAACGGTGGTAACCACGCGTAAATCTTTTCCCGGCACAAAAAAGATCGTGATCAAGGCCATCATGGCCGGTGGAGCGCTTCCGCATCGATTGGGGCTTTCAGAGACGATCCTCGTGTTCAAACAGCACACCGCGTTTATGGGCGGCCTCGAAACATTTCTAAAGACGATTCCGAACCTGCGCACCAAAGCTAAAGAGACCAAGATACTCGTAGAGGCCCAGAGTGCTGCCGAAGCAGTGCAGATAGCCGGACATGGTGTTGATGTGGTACAGCTGGACAAGTTGAAAACCGGTGAATTAGCCGCGGTGGTGAGAGAAGTGAGAGTGACTGCCCCGGCCGTCAAGGTATCGGCGGCAGGCGGCATTAACGAAAACAATGTTGCAGAATACGCAGCAACGGGAGTTGATGTCATTGTCCTGTCTTCGGTCTATTTCGGTAAACCCGCGGACATTGGCGTCTCTATGCTCCCTGTGCTCTGACCGATGCAGCATTCATGGAGAGTGCATGGTCAAGTTTCTTGTCGCATGTATTATGCTGGTTGCCTTCCCTCTTTGCTCCGGCGCCGGAGAAATAACCGTTGCGGGAGGCGCCGGATTGAAAGACGTGCTGAATGACCTCGGCGCGAGCTTCGTCCAGAGCAATCAATCTGTTACAATAATCAAAAGTATAGTCGTTTCCGGGGTCTTGGCCAGGCAGCTCGACAGCGGGGCCCAGATAGATATCGTGTTCACAGCCAATCGTGAATGGATGGACTACCTGAAAGAAAAAAAGCATGTGGATCCGGCTACCATCAGCCCTTTTGCCTATAACACAGTAGTCTTCGTCGGCAAGGGGCTGCGCCGTGTTTCACGTCTCGATGAATTGACGACGCTCAATCGGATAGCAGTGGGGAGCCCGAAAAGCGTGCCTGCCGGCGAATATGCCATTGAAGCGCTCAGGAATGCGGGGCTTGAGAAACAG from the Syntrophorhabdales bacterium genome contains:
- the modA gene encoding molybdate ABC transporter substrate-binding protein; the protein is MVKFLVACIMLVAFPLCSGAGEITVAGGAGLKDVLNDLGASFVQSNQSVTIIKSIVVSGVLARQLDSGAQIDIVFTANREWMDYLKEKKHVDPATISPFAYNTVVFVGKGLRRVSRLDELTTLNRIAVGSPKSVPAGEYAIEALRNAGLEKQLEGKLVMARDVRESLLYAERGEADGAFVYRTDALLSKEVDIWFTVPQNLYSRVVYMSALTVSGVKKKEAVDFSSYLHSAQAKPFLLKYGFEIQ
- the modD gene encoding ModD protein; translated protein: MLHYVPDSDIEYFIQEDAPYGDLTTHLLGIGGKPGRILFTTREETTLCCTEEAARLLEKLGGRVTRALPSGTLVAAGTEFMEAEGSAEVLHSGWKVALNILEYASGVASRTARIVKAARAVNPEITVVTTRKSFPGTKKIVIKAIMAGGALPHRLGLSETILVFKQHTAFMGGLETFLKTIPNLRTKAKETKILVEAQSAAEAVQIAGHGVDVVQLDKLKTGELAAVVREVRVTAPAVKVSAAGGINENNVAEYAATGVDVIVLSSVYFGKPADIGVSMLPVL